The DNA sequence CTAACAAAGTAAAATGCAAATAGGAATCATTATCATTAATATTTGCATTTATTGCTGGGGGGTATGCATGTTCATTTGGGATATCGGGATGGTGGGGCGCGTAAATGTCTATACTTTGTGCAAATAAGTGATAACCATGCGGGGTGTTTATGCGTTTAATTTTCTTACTGATCGCACTGATGCTGGTGGGTACACTGATTTCCAGATACCTGAATCAGACAATGGATAGCGGTGTGGTTACTACACCAACTCCCATGGAGCGAGCCGGTGGGGTTGAGGAGAGTACAGGCTCAAGCAGTCAGCCAGTGTTTACTGGATCAATGGAGAAGGCTCGTGGTGTGGAGGATACATTGAAGGCGGCAACGGAGCGTCGAAAGGAAGAGGCGGATAAATAAAGCCAGGATTTTTTAAGTATAAAAAAACGGGCACCAAATTTTTGGTGCCCGTTTTTTGTTTTTGATTAACTAGAATTTAACGTTGGCTCTCAGGTAATACTCCCTACCCGCCAGTGAGAAGGGCACTGTGGCCCAGCCGTAGCGGAATCCAAGTTCAGGGAATGGGAAACCGTTGGCGCCCCAATCTTCCGGGTAAGTATTAAACAGGTTAAGAACGCCTGCTGACAGTTTTACCTTCTCAGTAAGATTCCAGATACCGGTTAAATCCACGAGGTTTTCTGCATCCCAGGTGTTGGGCAGTGAGCCATAACCGGAGCTGCTGACCTCACCAAAGTGGGTTATGCGAAGGGTAGAGGACCATCTGTCGGCATTGTAAGTGGCAGAGACGGTTCCCCGCTCTCCGGGTTGGCCATCAGTAAGTAGCAGTTTCAGACTTTCGTTAAACACCACGCTGTCCGGAACGATTGAAGACGAGGTGTTTACTCCGGTTACTTTGGTGTTGTTGAAGTGCAATGTTGCTTCCAGTGTCAGGCTGTTACCGCTGTTGAGGTAAAGGTTCCAGGAGTTCACCCAGTCCATGCCGGTTGTTTCAGTATCGATGGCATTGGTGAAAATCGATACGTTAGCAACGCCGTCCAAAAGCTGCCCAGGGGCATCATTGGCATCAAAGATAGCGTCGACAGCAGCGTTTAATCCTCGAGAGATATTGCCGGAGTAAACGATTCGATCCTCAATGTCGATTCGATACACATCCAGTGTGCTGGTCCAGGTGTCACCGGTGTAGGTGATACCCATACTGTAGTTATCCGAGGTCTCTTCTTTCAGTTTGGTGAAGCCAAAGTCACCTGCAAGGGAAGAGTCCGGCCGCAAGGTTACCAGGTCAGCTAACACTCCGTTATCCAGTGAAATGGAGCGCTGGGTAAAGTGTTTTTGTTGAACCCCGGGAGCTCGGAAGCCCGTTGAAACCGCACCGCGAACAGCTACTTGTGGGCTCAGCTCATAACGGCCGCTGATTTTTCCGTTGGTGGTTGAACCAAAGTCCGAATAGTGCTCGTATCGAACCGCTGCACCCATGGTAAATCGATCGGTAAAGGTGCTCTCAACATCGACATAGAATGCCCAGCTGTCCCGGTCGGTATCAATCACCATGTCAGGGCTATAACCCTGGAATCCCTGCATGCCGGGAACGGTTGTACCGTTCACGATTTCACCGTCAACCAGGTATTCGCAGGTTAACGGGTTTTTGCCAGGGTCAGTTGAGTTTTCAAAATTTTCATCACACAAAACCGGTCCGCGGTTGTAGGAGACCGGATCGCCGGCTTCCTGTTCATAACCGTCTTCCCGGTATTCAACACCCATAGCCAGTGTTGTTCCGAGGTTGATGTCCAGAGAGCGAACGGCGTCAAAATTGAAAGTGGTCTGGTGGGTAATCAGGGCACCGTCATAGGCCATTGTCGGGCTGTCGACGCCATAACTTGCGTTTAATGAATTGGTGTTTCTGAATTCAAAGCGGTTTTCACCCCAGATGTAACTAATATCCATATTCCATTCACCGGAGACGAAGCTGTACCCAAAGCCAAGGGACTCATCCTCGGTCTCGGTACCAAGTCCCGGGGTAACCCCGGCCGGAAATAGATCGGACCAGACGCGACTGTCACTTGGGCCACGGTAGAACCCCAGTGATTCACCTTCTTTCTTGGTGTATCCACCAAAAGCGTAGAATTCGCCATCACCTACAGGTGCCTTGAAGTTAGCCCACAGGGAGTCACTGCTGGTTTCTGCTTCCCCATGCAAAACCAGCTGCCTGACGGTCGGGCTGTCACCAAACCAGTCAGTGGGATTGGCCCGGTTAAATCCATCATCATCGACATATTCATAGGTGATATTCAAGGTCGCATCGTTGTCGAACAAGAACCCGTAATTAATACCAGCGGTAATGGTATCGCCGTCACCTTTACTGGTTTCTCCGTATTGAATCCAGGCATCACCACCTTCAGTATCTTTCAGGATGATGTTCATCACCCCGGCAATTGCATCGGAGCCGTATTGGGCTGCCGCCCCGTCGCGCAGGATTTCTACTCGAGCGATGGCCGATAATGGAATAGCACTTAAATCAGTGCCCGCAGATCCACGTCCGACGTTTTCCTGTACGGCAATCAATGCCTGCTGGTGGCGCCGCTTACCATTAACAAGCACCAGCGTTTGGTCCGGAGCCATGCTTCTCAGGGTGGCGGGACGCATCAGGTCCTGGCCGTCTGCTGTCGGTGGGTTGCTCAGGTTAAAAGAGGGAGCCAGCTTGCGCAGCATATCTACAGTATCTGTCGCTCCAGAGCTTTGAATGGTGTTTTCCGAGATTACATCAACCGGCACAAGGCTTTCGGCAACGGTACGACCCTTGGCACGTGTGCCGACCGAAACAACTTCGTCGATGATTTCATTTTTTTTCTTTGCAGTATTTTCTTCCGCAAAAACCTGAGTTGAGGCAGTGAACGACAGCGAGGTTATAATCGCTATCGAGAGTGGGTTCCGCAAAGGCAAAGTTTTGTAACTCATAGTGGTATCCTTATAAGTGATCAAACTCAAACGCGGGCTGGTGGCACTCAAAATCACCCAGCCGATAACAGGGTTATCGTTTTCAGCATAGCAGTGGATTTGGAATTGTGACAGAAACGTTATCTATCGATGCGGATCATGAAATCTTTATGCAGAGGGCTCTGGAGCTGGCTGCGGAGGCCGAAAAAGAGGGCGAGGTGCCGGTTGGGGCTGTGTTAGTTAAGGATGGCCAGATAATCGGTGAGGGCTGGAATCGGCCGATTGTCAGCCACGACCCTACCGCACACGCTGAGGTGGTGGCGATGCGTAATGCTGCTGAACTGGGTCAGAACTACCGTCTGACCGGCAGTACCATGTATGTCACCATTGAACCATGCACCATGTGTGTGGGTGCCATGATTCATGCCAGGGTGGCACATGTTATTTTTGGTGCAATAGAACCCAGGGCCGGTGCTGTCTGTTCTCACTTGAAGCTATTGGAAAACGATCACTACAACCATCGCATCAGCTGGCAGGGCGGAGTGATGGCAGAGCAATGTCGGGAAATTATTTCCGGTTTTTTTCGTAAGAAGCGCAACGCGCAAAAGTGATATTCACCGTCAGAGCGACAGTGGTGCAATCCATTCCAATGGGTCTTGATCAAACGCTTCCTGTTGTTTTTTCTGGCGATCCAGTTCCAATGTGCGCCATTGCAGAATATCCCGATAGTGGCGAATATTCTGAACATATGAAGCCGCTTCACGACCACGGGCAAATCGGTATTTAAGTGTGCTGTAGTACTTTTTCTGTTCCAACAATGGCAGGTGCTCTTGTACATCATTCCAGAGATCCGGATCTTTGCCTTCACGCTCGGTCAGTACTCGCGCATCCTCCAGGTGTCCAAAACCAATGTTGTAAGCAGCCAGTGCCAGCCAGGTTCGATCTGGCTCGGAAATTCGTTCGGGGATGCGATCGCGAGTTTTCAGGAAGTACTGTGCTCCCGCCCACAAGCTTTGCTCAGGGTTCAACCGGTCAGTAATGCCCATCTCATCGGCAGTGGGCAGGGTCAACATCATTAATCCACGTACCCCGGTAGGGGATTTGGCGCGAGCGTTCCAATGGGATTCCTGATAGGCAATCGCTGCCAATAAGTGCCAATCCATATTGAAAGTGTCCGCCACCTCGCGAAACATTGGCTCATATTTTGGTAAACGGGTTTCTACACGACTCATAAAAAGCTGTGATCCGGCAACACTGAATTCATCCACATGATCAAAAAACTGACGCTTCAGTCGTTCCAGTTCACCGCTGTTTTCCATCCGTTCCAGATAGTCATTGGCGGCATCCAGCAAGCTGGTATCGCCATTTCTTGGGAATGCCCAAGCCACCGGTTGCTCGCCGGAGATATCAAATGCGGGGCGTGCCTTTGGGTAAATGCCTCGATTCACCAGATAGGCCAGGGAGTCGACTACTGAATATTCGGCGCTGCCAGAGTGAACCATCTCCATCAGCTCCAGCATATCGGCAGCGGGGTAGGGTTCCCAATTCAGGGATGGGTTGCTTTCTTTAAGCTCCATCATGCGCTCACTGTGGGCGCTGTGGTCAATTACCAGAAGGCGGCCATCGGGGTTTAGTTCATCCAGGCTGCGGGGACGGCCTGTGCCCAGCTGGTAGAGAAGCGTTTGGCTGGTGGTGACAAAGGGCTGGCTGAACCTGGCGATTTGTTGGCGCCTGGGGGTGACAGTCAGCCCGGCTGCGGCAAAATCACCGTTAGGCCCGCCAAGTGAAATATTGACGCCGTTAAGAGTGTCGCGCAGAGTAACATCCAGCTCTACGCCGAGCTCCTCGGCAAATCCTTTGGCGAGAAGATACTCGAATCCAGTGTAACCCTTGGCGTTTTCATAGTAAGTGATAGGGCCGGCAGTGGTTATCATTCTTAGCGCGCCGCGCTCTTTGATAATTTCCAGCCTGGACATTGGCTGGCTGCTTTTCAGGAGGCTACTGGCGAAAATTAACGGTGGGAGTATCACCAGAATGTGAACAGCCCGCTTCAAAGAAGCTCGTCGTCGCTGTTGTTGCTGTCGGCGCAGGGCTGTTGGCATAAAGAGAGTGTAGTTAATTTATAAGTAATTGGTTGACTCTCATGGTGTTGAGAGTGGCAGCGTAGAGTAGCAAAAAAACAAAACTGTGGCAGTCCCGACCAATTTTTGTCTATCTTGAGTTGAAAACTGCCAAATGCCACTTGTTTCCGGTACAATTGCCGCCTTTCTTATACCCTGAATGCAAGGGCCCTGGCCCTACTGACACTCCTACTGAGAGACCATCGAATGCTGATCCTCCGTGGCGCCCCGGCACTGTCCGATTTCCGCAAACAAAAACTCCTCGCCAACCTGACTGAACAGGTGGCCGAAGTCACTTCAGTCTACGCTGACTTTATTCACTTCGCTGAGGTGGATGGTGAGCTGTCGGCTACACAGCTCGACACCCTGAACGCGTTGCTGACCTACGGCCCCAAAACCACCGGCGAGTCGCCTGATGGAGAGCTGTTTCTGGTTGTGCCGCGTCCCGGCACTATTTCACCATGGTCCTCAAAAGCGACTGATATCGCCCATAACGCCGGCCTGAGTAATGTGCTGCGCCTGGAGCGCGGTATTGCCTATTACGTTAAAACCGACGGTCCGGTAGATCGCGACGAACTGGCGGCGCTTCTGCACGATCGCATGGTGGAAGCGGTATTTGGCAGTTTGGAAGCCGGTGAGAAACTGTTCCGCCACGAAACCCCCAAGCCGATGGAGTCAGTTGATGTGCTCGGCGGCGGTCGTCCTGCGCTGGAGAAGGCCAATGTCGAGTTAGGTCTGGCATTGGCAGAAGACGAAATTGATTATCTGGTGGAGAGCTTCATTAATCTGCAGCGCAACCCCACCGACGTTGAACTGATGATGTTTGCGCAGGCCAACTCAGAGCACTGCCGCCACAAAATCTTTAACGCTTCCTGGACACTGGACGGCGAAGAGATGCCGCGCTCGCTGTTCAAGATGATCAAAAATACTTACGAACAGGGCGGTGAAAATGTGCTGTCGGCCTACGCCGACAACGCGTCTGTAATCGTTGGTACCAAGGCCGGTCGTTTCTACCCTGATCCGCAAACCAAGCAGTACGGTTTCAGCCACGAAGACATTCACATTCTGATGAAGGTGGAAACTCACAACCACCCGACTGCGATCGCTCCATTCCCGGGAGCCGGTACCGGCTCTGGTGGTGAAATTCGCGACGAAGGTGCGGTAGGCCGTGGCTCCAAACCAAAAGTTGGCTTGACCGGCTTCACTGTTTCCAATTTACAGATTCCCGGCCACGTTCAGCCTTGGGAAAAAGATTACGGCAAACCAAACCGCATTGTGACTGCACTCGATATCATGATCGAAGGCCCAATTGGTGGTGCGGCATTTAACAACGAGTTTGGTCGTCCCAATATCTGCGGCTATTTCCGTACCTTTGAAGAAGACTTTAGTGGCGAGCGTCGCGGCTACCACAAGCCCATCATGCTTGCTGGTGGATACGGAAACATTCGCGCCGAACACGTTGATCAGCACGAGTTCAGTGCTGGCCACAAACTGATTGTGCTGGGTGGCCCGGCGATGTTGATCGGCCTCGGTGGCGGTGCGGCGTCCTCAATGACCTCCGGTACCTCCAGTGAAGACCTGGACTTTGCCTCGGTACAGCGCCAAAACCCGGAAATCGAGCGCCGCTGTCAGGAAGTGATCGACAGCTGCTGGCAGCTCGGAAGTGAAAACCCCATAGCGTTTATTCACGACGTGGGCGCAGGCGGTCTGTCCAATGCATTCCCTGAGCTGGCCAAAGATGGTGGCTGCGGAGCGGTATTTGAACTGCGCAATGTGCCCAATGATGAGCCGGGTATGTCTCCGCGCGAGATCTGGTGTAACGAGTCCCAAGAGCGCTATGTAATGGCGGTTGCGCCGGAAAACCTGGCCAAGTTTGAAGCTATCTGTGAGCGTGAGCGCTGCCCGTTTGCGGTAGTGGGTGAAGCCACCGATGAACAGCATCTGCGCCTCGGCGACAAGCACTTTGAAAACAACCCGGTCGATCTGCCAATGGAAGTGCTGTTTGGCAAGCCGCCGAAAATGCACCGTACTGCAGAAAAGCGTGAGTACGATGCAAAACCGTTTGAAACCAAGAATATCGATATCGCTGATGCTGTGGAGCGGGTACTGCGCCTGCCCACAGTGGCTTCGAAAAACTTCCTGATTACCATCGGCGACCGCTCGGTTACCGGCATGGTGGCCCGCGACCAGATGGTTGGTCCCTGGCAGGTGCCGGTAGCGGACTGTGCGGTAACTACTGCCGCTTACGACACCTTCGCTGGCGAAGCGATGTCGATGGGTGAGAGAACTCCTGCAGCACTCCTGGATGGTCCTGCTTCCGGTCGTATGGCGATTGGTGAGTCGATTACCAACATTGCCGCTGCACGTATCGCCAAGCTGGCTGACATTAAACTGTCCGCCAACTGGATGTGTGCCGCTGGTCACCCGGGCGAGGACGAAAAACTTTACCGCACCGTGGAAGCGGTCGGTATGGAGCTGTGCCCGCAATTGGGTATAACTATTCCGGTGGGTAAGGACTCAATGTCCATGCGCACCGCCTGGAACGAAACCGGCGAAGACAAGGCCGTTACTGCACCGTTGTCATTGGTTATCACTGCGTTTGCACCGGTAACCGACGCTCGTAAAACCGCGACGCCGCAGTTGCGCACAGACAAAGGTGACAGCGAGCTGCTGCTGATTGACCTCGGCAATGGCAAGAACCGTATGGGTGCTTCCTGTCTGGCCCAGGTCTACAACCAGATCGGTAATGAAACCCCGGATGTGGACGATGCCGGTCAGCTGAAAGCATTCTTCGAGCAAATTCAGGCTCTGCTGGAAACCGGTAAGCTGCTGGCTTACCACGACCGCGCTGACGGCGGCTTGCTCACCACCGTGGTAGAGATGGCGTTTGCTGGCCACTGCGGTGTTGACCTGAATGTAGAAAACCTGATTAATGGCAGCGATCTGGCGTCTGCGCTGTTCTCAGAAGAGTTGGGTGCCGTATTGCAGGTATCTGCAGCCGATTCCGCCACTATCCGTAAGCAATTGACCGATGCCGGCCTGATGGCTCACAGCATCGGCACCATTAACGACCTGGATCAGGTGCGCATCTTTGAAGGCGATGTGCTGCACTACAGTCATCAGCGCGTTCACCTGCAACAAGCCTGGTCTGAAACCAGCTTCCGCATTCAGGCGCTGCGTGACAACGCCGACTGCGCCCAGTCCGAATTCGATGCGATTGCCGCCAAGGATCCTGGTTTGTCAGTAAAACTGACCTACAACCCGCAGGAAGACATCGCCGCTGACCTGATTGCCTCGGGCAACCGCCCTAAAGTGGCTATTCTGCGTGAGCAGGGTGTTAACGGTCATGTGGAAATGGCCGCCGCCTTTACCAAGGCTGGCTTTACCGCTGTAGATGTTCACATGAGTGACGTTCTGGCCGGGCGAGTTAACTTTAACGAGTTCAAGGGCCTGGTAGCCTGTGGTGGCTTCTCCTACGGTGACGTATTGGGCGCTGGTGAAGGCTGGGCCAAGTCAATCCTGTTTAACCCTGCTGCTCGCGAAGCATTCCGCGAATTCTTCCACCGCGAAGATACTTTCAGCCTGGGTATCTGTAATGGCTGTCAGATGATGTCCAACCTGAAAGAGCTGATTCCGGGTACCGAGCACTGGCCGCACTTCGTTCGTAACCAGTCAGAGCAATTTGAAGCGCGCTTCTCGCTGGTTACCGTGCCAGAGTCTCCATCCATTCTGTTTGAAGGAATGGCGGGGTCGCACATG is a window from the Porticoccaceae bacterium LTM1 genome containing:
- the tadA gene encoding tRNA adenosine(34) deaminase TadA — its product is MQRALELAAEAEKEGEVPVGAVLVKDGQIIGEGWNRPIVSHDPTAHAEVVAMRNAAELGQNYRLTGSTMYVTIEPCTMCVGAMIHARVAHVIFGAIEPRAGAVCSHLKLLENDHYNHRISWQGGVMAEQCREIISGFFRKKRNAQK
- a CDS encoding TonB-dependent receptor; the encoded protein is MSYKTLPLRNPLSIAIITSLSFTASTQVFAEENTAKKKNEIIDEVVSVGTRAKGRTVAESLVPVDVISENTIQSSGATDTVDMLRKLAPSFNLSNPPTADGQDLMRPATLRSMAPDQTLVLVNGKRRHQQALIAVQENVGRGSAGTDLSAIPLSAIARVEILRDGAAAQYGSDAIAGVMNIILKDTEGGDAWIQYGETSKGDGDTITAGINYGFLFDNDATLNITYEYVDDDGFNRANPTDWFGDSPTVRQLVLHGEAETSSDSLWANFKAPVGDGEFYAFGGYTKKEGESLGFYRGPSDSRVWSDLFPAGVTPGLGTETEDESLGFGYSFVSGEWNMDISYIWGENRFEFRNTNSLNASYGVDSPTMAYDGALITHQTTFNFDAVRSLDINLGTTLAMGVEYREDGYEQEAGDPVSYNRGPVLCDENFENSTDPGKNPLTCEYLVDGEIVNGTTVPGMQGFQGYSPDMVIDTDRDSWAFYVDVESTFTDRFTMGAAVRYEHYSDFGSTTNGKISGRYELSPQVAVRGAVSTGFRAPGVQQKHFTQRSISLDNGVLADLVTLRPDSSLAGDFGFTKLKEETSDNYSMGITYTGDTWTSTLDVYRIDIEDRIVYSGNISRGLNAAVDAIFDANDAPGQLLDGVANVSIFTNAIDTETTGMDWVNSWNLYLNSGNSLTLEATLHFNNTKVTGVNTSSSIVPDSVVFNESLKLLLTDGQPGERGTVSATYNADRWSSTLRITHFGEVSSSGYGSLPNTWDAENLVDLTGIWNLTEKVKLSAGVLNLFNTYPEDWGANGFPFPELGFRYGWATVPFSLAGREYYLRANVKF
- the purL gene encoding phosphoribosylformylglycinamidine synthase; this translates as MLILRGAPALSDFRKQKLLANLTEQVAEVTSVYADFIHFAEVDGELSATQLDTLNALLTYGPKTTGESPDGELFLVVPRPGTISPWSSKATDIAHNAGLSNVLRLERGIAYYVKTDGPVDRDELAALLHDRMVEAVFGSLEAGEKLFRHETPKPMESVDVLGGGRPALEKANVELGLALAEDEIDYLVESFINLQRNPTDVELMMFAQANSEHCRHKIFNASWTLDGEEMPRSLFKMIKNTYEQGGENVLSAYADNASVIVGTKAGRFYPDPQTKQYGFSHEDIHILMKVETHNHPTAIAPFPGAGTGSGGEIRDEGAVGRGSKPKVGLTGFTVSNLQIPGHVQPWEKDYGKPNRIVTALDIMIEGPIGGAAFNNEFGRPNICGYFRTFEEDFSGERRGYHKPIMLAGGYGNIRAEHVDQHEFSAGHKLIVLGGPAMLIGLGGGAASSMTSGTSSEDLDFASVQRQNPEIERRCQEVIDSCWQLGSENPIAFIHDVGAGGLSNAFPELAKDGGCGAVFELRNVPNDEPGMSPREIWCNESQERYVMAVAPENLAKFEAICERERCPFAVVGEATDEQHLRLGDKHFENNPVDLPMEVLFGKPPKMHRTAEKREYDAKPFETKNIDIADAVERVLRLPTVASKNFLITIGDRSVTGMVARDQMVGPWQVPVADCAVTTAAYDTFAGEAMSMGERTPAALLDGPASGRMAIGESITNIAAARIAKLADIKLSANWMCAAGHPGEDEKLYRTVEAVGMELCPQLGITIPVGKDSMSMRTAWNETGEDKAVTAPLSLVITAFAPVTDARKTATPQLRTDKGDSELLLIDLGNGKNRMGASCLAQVYNQIGNETPDVDDAGQLKAFFEQIQALLETGKLLAYHDRADGGLLTTVVEMAFAGHCGVDLNVENLINGSDLASALFSEELGAVLQVSAADSATIRKQLTDAGLMAHSIGTINDLDQVRIFEGDVLHYSHQRVHLQQAWSETSFRIQALRDNADCAQSEFDAIAAKDPGLSVKLTYNPQEDIAADLIASGNRPKVAILREQGVNGHVEMAAAFTKAGFTAVDVHMSDVLAGRVNFNEFKGLVACGGFSYGDVLGAGEGWAKSILFNPAAREAFREFFHREDTFSLGICNGCQMMSNLKELIPGTEHWPHFVRNQSEQFEARFSLVTVPESPSILFEGMAGSHMPVAVAHGEGRAEFGNEQALSQCDSSGLVSLRFVDNNLETTERYPANPNGSPAGITGVTSRDGRVTIMMPHPERIFRTVSNSWSPDDMGEDSAWMRMFRNARRFVG
- the mltF gene encoding membrane-bound lytic murein transglycosylase MltF, translated to MPTALRRQQQQRRRASLKRAVHILVILPPLIFASSLLKSSQPMSRLEIIKERGALRMITTAGPITYYENAKGYTGFEYLLAKGFAEELGVELDVTLRDTLNGVNISLGGPNGDFAAAGLTVTPRRQQIARFSQPFVTTSQTLLYQLGTGRPRSLDELNPDGRLLVIDHSAHSERMMELKESNPSLNWEPYPAADMLELMEMVHSGSAEYSVVDSLAYLVNRGIYPKARPAFDISGEQPVAWAFPRNGDTSLLDAANDYLERMENSGELERLKRQFFDHVDEFSVAGSQLFMSRVETRLPKYEPMFREVADTFNMDWHLLAAIAYQESHWNARAKSPTGVRGLMMLTLPTADEMGITDRLNPEQSLWAGAQYFLKTRDRIPERISEPDRTWLALAAYNIGFGHLEDARVLTEREGKDPDLWNDVQEHLPLLEQKKYYSTLKYRFARGREAASYVQNIRHYRDILQWRTLELDRQKKQQEAFDQDPLEWIAPLSL